Within the Clostridium scatologenes genome, the region ATGTAACATCAATGTCAAAATATCCATTTAAGTTGTTATCAGTTAGTATGGAGGTATAACCGACCTCTTCATGAGAAGGTTGATTGGCCCAATTAGTCTCCATTTCTTTGAAATTTTCAAGTAATTTATAAGCAGTTACTTCCTGCTTGCCTGTTTTTTCTTTTTTATATACATATAACCTTAGTAATGCGCTTACAATACTTACTTTTGAAAATGTTGAAGGGATATTAAACTTTAAAAGGATTTTTTGGTGATTATTTTCTGATAAAGAGTTTCCAATTAGCAAAGAATCTGATTTCCCAAAATTAATGGTTTCATCATACTTGCTTATATAAGTGTCTTCTATAGGTAAAAGTATTTCTATCAAAAATATCATCTCCTAAATTTATTGCTTTGATGTGTATAGCTTTAGTCATAGTACATAATATGCTGATGAGATTTTTTGGATATAAAGATTTTAAATTATGTTATATAATTAAATTGCTAATTATAATTAATTACTTATAACAACATAATTAAATGCGTATACATAAAGTTAAAATTCAAACTTTCACTGTACTCTTGTACCGAATAATGCTTATAATGTAAAATTAAAAAAGGGGTGAATGGAGTGAAATTCTTAATAAAGTACATAAAAAACTATTGGAAATTATTTATAGCAGCAGTAATATTCTTAACAATTGAGGCTTTGTGTGATTTAATGCAACCTACAATAATGTCTAAGATAATAGATATAGGTGTTGCAAATAAACAAATGGATTATGTAATGAATAAAGGAATTATAATGCTTTTAATTACAGCACTTGGTGCAGTAGCAGCATGTGGAAGAAATATTTTATCCAATTATGTATCTCAGAAATTTTCAGAAGAACTTAGATTAGATCTTTTTAAAAAAATACAAGGTTTTTCTTTTGATAATTTGGATAAATTTAAAGGAGCATCGCTTGTAACTAGGTTAACTAATGATGTAACTCAACTGCAGAATTTTTGTAATGGACTTATGAGAATTTTTGTTAAGGCTCCTCTTGTATGTATAGGAAGTATTATAATGGCTGCTAAACTTAATCCTAGAATGTCTTTAGTATTAGTTGTAGTTATACCAATTGTAATAATTTTTATATTTGCTAACATGCAAATTGGTTATCCATTTTTCATCAAGGTTCAAAAGGCTTTAGATAAGGTGAATACTGTAATGAGAGAATATTTATCTGGAGTTAGAGTAGTTAAAGCTTTTAACAGATTTGATTATGAGATTAAAAGATTTGAAGGTGCAAATGGAGAATTGGCGTCAGCATCTACTAATGCAATGAGATTGATGTCTGTTTTTTCACCAATTATAAGGTTAACAGTAAACTTAGGTATAGTAGCAGTTATCTGGATTGGAGGATTTCGTGTAAACAATGGAAATATGTATGTAGGTCAAGTAATTGCTTTTATTAATTATATGACACAAATTCTTTTTTCTCTTATGATGATATCTTTTGTTTTTACAGTATTTGTTAGAGCTAGAGCTTCTGCTGAGCGTATTGGGGAAGTATTTATGGAAGAAAACGAAAGAAATTGCTCTAAAGCTATCAAAGAAAATGTTAAAACAAGGGTAAAGGTAGATTTTGAAAAGGTTTATTTTTCATATGCTGAAAGTAAAGGAGAGCCTATAATTAAAAATATCACATTTAGATGTATGTCAGGAGAAACAATAGGGATTATAGGAGCTACAGGAGCAGGAAAAACAAGTCTTGTTAATTTAATACCTTGTTTTTATAATGTAACTAGTGGATCAGTTAAGGTAGATGGAATAGACGTTAATCATATGGATTTAAAAACTTTGAGAGAAAAAATAGCAATTGTTCCTCAAAAATCTATATTATTTACAGGTACTGTTAAAGATAATATACTTTGGGGAAAGGAAAATGCTTCAGATGAAGAAATAAAGAATGCGGCAAGTATGGCTCAGGCTCATGATTTTATTTCTTCATTTCCAGAAGGTTATGAAACTAAAATAGGTCAGGGGGGTGTAAATTTTTCAGGAGGTCAAAAACAGCGTATTTCCATTGCTCGCGCATTAATTAAAAAACCAGATATTTTGATATTAGATGATTGTACAAGTGCTGTAGATGCAGCAACAGAAACAAGAATTAGGTTATCTTTAAAGAAGTATTTTAAAAATCTTACATGTTTTATAATAGCGCAGCGTATTACAAGCGTTATGGAAGCTGATAAAATAATTGTGATGGATAATGGTGAAATAGCTGGTGTTGGTAAACATGAGCAGCTTATGAAAGATTGTAATATTTATAAAGAAATATTTTACTCACAGATAGGTAAAGAGGTGGTGTAACGTGGGGCAAGGAGATAAAAGCCCAATAGGTGTTGGCAGAAATATAATGGGAAAATCCAGCAAAAGGCACGGTAGAATGATGCCTGTTGTAAAACCAAAAAATTTCAAAGAAACTATATCTAGATTGTGGAAATATTTTGGCAGTGAACGTAAATTTTTAACACTGATATTCATTTTTATTATAATTGATGCTGCACTTTCTCTTGCAGTACCATATATTATAGGAAAATCCGTAGATGCAATGTCTGAAATAAATGGAAAAGTGAATTTTGCAGTACTTAAAATAATGACTATTACGCTTATAACAGCTTATATAGGTGATGCAATTATTACTTTCATTCAAGGTTGGATTATGGCGGGAGTATCGCAGAGAATAGTTATGAGTTTACGCAGTCACCTCTATAAAAAACTCCAAAAGCTGCCAATATCGTTTTTTGATGTACATACACATGGAGAGGTTATGAGTCGTTTATCAAATGATATTGATAATGTAAGTAGTACAATATCACAGTCTACAGTGCAATTAATGTCTGGAATTATAAATATAATAGGATCACTTTTTATGATGGTAATTTTAAGCCCTATACTTACCTTAGCTAGTATGATAACTGTACCTATGGTACTTGTGCTTACCCGTATTATAGCTAAGAATACAGCACCTTTGTTTAAGGATCAACAAATAGAACTGGGAAAGCTTAATGGATATATAGAAGAAACAATATCAGGCATTGAAGTGGTAAAAGCTTTCAATCATGAAGATAAAGTAATTGAACAGTTTGAAAAAACCAATTCAAAATTGTGTAAGGTGGGTATAAAAGCTCAAATATTATCAGGATTTATAATGCCACTTATGAATGTAATTAACAACATAGGTTTTGCTGTAGTAGCTGGAGTTGGTGGTGTATTGGCAGTAAAAAATTTGATTACTGTAGGTATCATAGCAAGTTTTTTAAGTTATTCAAGACAGTTTTCAAGACCATTAAATGATTTAGCTAATATATTTAATACACTACAGTCTGCTGTAGCAGGGGCAGAAAGAGTATTTGAAATACTTGATGAGGAAGAAGAAGCTTCTGATATAGTAGAAGCTAGTGTATTAAAGAATGTAGATGGAAATGTAAGATTTGAAAATGTTAATTTTGGTTATAGTGATAATGTATCTGTATTAAAAAATATAAGCTTTGATGCATCAAAAGGAAGTACAACAGCTATAGTTGGACCTACTGGTGCTGGAAAAACCACTATTATAAATTTACTTACAAGATTTTACGATATAACTAGTGGAAGAATATTAATTGATGGCATAGACATAAGAGAATATACAAGAGATAGTTTGAGAAAGTGCTTTGGTATAGTACTTCAAGATACTTATCTTTTTTCTGGAACAATTAAGGAAAATATTAAATATGGCAATATGGATGCTACTTTTGAAGAAGTTAAAGAGGCTGCAGCCATGGCTAATGCAGATGTATTTATAAATAGGCTTCCTAAAGATTATGATACATTTTTGCAAGACAGTGGGGAAAATTTAAGTCAAGGACAAAGACAGTTGATTGCTATAGCTAGGGCTATTTTAGCTAATCCATCTATATTGATTTTAGATGAAGCTACGAGCAGTGTAGATACTCGTACTGAAATGAATATACAAGAAGCAATGCTAAAGCTTATGAAAGGACGTACAAGTTTTATAATAGCACATAGACTTAGTACCATTAGAAATGCAGATAATATCATGGTAATAGATGGTGGTGAAATAGTAGAAAAAGGGAACCATGAAGAACTTATTAAAAATAAAGGTATATACCATAATATGTATTTTAATCAATTTAAAAATGTTCAGTAATTCTGATATAATTATATATGGTGTAGAAAAAGTATAGTATTACAAATAAAGAAAGAGGTTTAATGAACATGAATAAAAAGGATTTAGCGGACATAAGAAAAGAATTTAAACTTGGAGCATACATGTTGCCTATAAAAGAAGTTTATAGTGTATATTTAAAAAAAGACAATGGAGAGATTATAACAAGGGAATTAAATCACTTTGAAATGATGGATATAGAAAAACAAGAGCTTTACTTAGAGAATTTTAAAAAGATATTAACAGGTAGTTTGGATTCTAAAATATTTGAATTGGATTTTAAAAATAATACCACAATAGAACAACTTGATAATAATGATGATTTAAATAATGAAGTTGAACAAGAAGTAGATATAGATAGTACCCAGCAGATTTTATATAAAGCGTTAAATGATAATAATGAAAGTATTGCAGCTTATGCAGATAAAGTAGTAGATAAGATAGCTGAAAATTATACTTATGACACTGATATAGTTATAAACTTTTTAAGAGCAGAATACTATAAGGGAAACAAGAAAAAAAGTATGGAAGCTGAAGAGTCTATAGATGATTTTATGCAATCCATAGAATTTTTATTGTGCAGTGTAAATAAGGTGGATGTTCCAAAGAAAGCATTAAAACTTGATTATTCGGATTTGACCTTTAAACCAAATTCAGCATTGGATATGATAATAAATTTAAAATCACCATTAGATGGTTTTATGTTTCCAAGCATTTCTGCAGAATATACAGATGTAAATAAAGCAGTTTATTACTCATCTAAGGCTAAACAGATGAACAATGTTTTTGTAGAGGAAGTATTAGGATGTAATGTTAAAGCTACTGCTATAGAGGAAAAAGAAACTTTTCATGCTATATTAAATACAGTGGTAGGAGATAGTATTAAGCCAGACACTATGCAGGAAATATATGAAAGAATGAATGAAAAACTAGAAATGGAAGAGGAAATTGAAGATGATGAAGAACCAACTGTAGATATGAAGGAAGTGGAAGAGGTTTTAAAAGAGAGTGGTGTAGAAAATACTGAAGTAGTAAAAAGTGCTTTTGAAGAATTATGTGGAAGTGATTATGAATTTAAGGTAAAAAACATAGTACCTGATTTTAAGAGTAAATCCATAAAAATAGAAAATGAAAATACCAATATTACAATAACTCCAAGGGATCTAAGCTCTATAAAGCAAATAAAGGATAAGAGAGGTAGAAAATGTCTTTTGATAGAGCTAAATGAAGATGTACAAATAAATGGCTTCAAATTGGAAACAGAAGAAGTAGATTATATATAATTAAAAATTATATAAAAAGCCCTTTGCATTAATGCAGAGGGTTCTTCCTTTATTAAATCCATATTATTACAAAATGCATTGATTTATTATAATAATTGTATTAGTTTATCATGACAAGCATTATGGCTGTATTTAGATTATAATTTAATATGGGTTAGTAACAGGGTAGTTGCACCACGTTTTTTAAGAAAATCACTTTATTTATTGTGATTCTCCTGTTTGTTGAATAATTTTACTACTTCTATTAAGATTCTCAATTAAATCTAAACCTTGTTTTTTCCAAGTATCTGTTTTATATACAGTACCAATACAATTTTTTTCATAAGCAATCCTTTTTTGTATATAATGATTCATTCCTTTGGGATATATTAGCTTTTTATCATGAATTCTAAGAAGATTTATTTTTTCAATTTCTGAAAAAAATACTTTTTTATAACCTGCTGATTCTAACTTAGGTTCTTCAAGTGATACGTGATCCCTTCCCATTAAAATTAACACTTTTTTATGTCCAATAACATTTTTTAATATATTTTCATTTATACTATTATCTCTTATACGATTAGTTGAACTGGGAGTATTTGCATCATTAGGAACCCACCAATCAACACCTTTTACTGGAATGTGAAGATTATCTGCTATCAAATGACAATAAAGCATCTCCGTTGGACCATCTGCAAAATTTCCTTCAGCTAACTGGTCAGGTCTACTTTCAATTAAAAGAACATCAGGCTTTAAATTTTCAATGGCAGATTTTAAATTCAAATAAGAATAGGGTTCTGAATCTAACAACATAGTATGGTCTGTTCCCAAAAAATAAATTTGTTGATTATCCTTTAAATATTTTCTAAAATTATAATCTCTTGTGAGTATATTAGTGATATACTGAGATTTATACATAACCACCAAAAGTATTATACAAATGATAAATGCAATAATGTTTTTTAGTATTTTTAACATATTATTCAATATAAAACCTTCCTTTAAATAATTTTTATCACATAAAAATTATACTACTATATTGAATGATTTAAATGTGCTGAGTGTTATATTAGAATTTTTATATTTATAAATTATGTTATCAATTTACAAATATAAAAATCATTTATTAACTATATATTTATGATATAAGTACATCCTTTCAAGTATATAAACTAATATAAAGAATATGAAAACATTATATGAAAATTGCACAGTAACAACATTAAATACTATTAAAATTGCCATAAATACAAATAAAATACCACTCAAAATGGAAAATATTTTAATAGATTTTATAAGCATTTTTTCATTTAATATTTTAGTATTAGTTTTTTTATATTTTTTAATTAATTTGTCATTAGGATATACAAATCCAACTAAAAATTCTATTACACCACCTAGGAACCAAATAATCGCAATTCCAATATTTAGATTTATTATGACCACCTTCTTTTTAATAATTTAGCCCAAATAATTGGTTGTATTAATCCAAATACAATTCCTATAATCATACAAATAAAAGTTATAACAAATTTTAATTTATAAAATGTGAGATATTTAAATGAACGTATTATTAATTTTATATTACTTTTATTTCAAATAATTAAATGAGTAATTAACTTCTATCTTATACAAATTTTTACATGTTATGTTTTCATTTATTAGTTTATCATGAATTCCTTGTCCAACAACTTTATCAGAGTTGGATGTCTATTAAATTCATTATATATACTTTTTATGAAATAAAAATATATATTTTATAATTTAATGTTATAATGTATTAATTAAACAAGTATTTGTAAAATAATGGTAAAATAGTTGAGATTTACATATTAAAGATTTATAATAATGATTATTAAATAAGGTTACTGATTATTAAGGAGGGCTTTATGAATTATACCATAGCAATATGTGATGATGAGCCAGTCCAGGTAAAAATTATTGAAAAATATATAAAAAATTTAACAAAGATGAAAATTTGAATTTAATTTTGTCTAACAGTGGAGAAGAACTTTTATCTAAAATAAAATATAAAGAAATACACATTTGTTTTTTAGATATAGAAATGAAAGGTTTGAATGGAATTGAAATAGGGAAAGAGCTCAGGAAAATTAATAAAGATGTAATTATTATATTTATTACAGGTTTTAAAGAATATGCATTAAAAGCTTTTGAAATAAAAGCTTTTAATTATATAATGAAACCTATTTCTGAAGAAAAATTTAAAAAATTATTTCAAGAAATATTGGACAGGCTAGATTTAATTCATTATAAGTTAGAAAAGGATAAAGTTTTTAATATTGTGAATAAAGAAATTACATATAAAATTAAATATGATGATATTTATTATTTTGAAAAAGAATTGAGAAAGATTAAAGTTATTCATAGAGATGGTAGCTTAGAATTTTATGATAGCTTAAAAAATTTGAAAAAAAGAATTGATATGAATTATTTTACACAATGTCATCAAGGTTATATTGTGAGTAATAATAAAATTTCAATTTACAAAAAATTGGCTATCACTATTGAAGAACTTGGTACAATTATTCCAGTAAGCAGACAATATGTTAATGATGTTAAAAAGGTATTTTTAAAAAATCTATTTAAATAGGAGAAGTGTATATGGGTGTTGGAGAATATTATGAATTAATTTTTAATATTATAGATAATTATTTACTGTATTTCTTTTTAAAACATTTTTTTAAAAATAGGATAAATGAAAAATCTATAATTGCCATATCAATATTAATGCAGAGCTTTATACTTCAATTATTAAATATGTATTTTGGCACTGGAGACTTTTT harbors:
- a CDS encoding ABC transporter ATP-binding protein, with the translated sequence MKFLIKYIKNYWKLFIAAVIFLTIEALCDLMQPTIMSKIIDIGVANKQMDYVMNKGIIMLLITALGAVAACGRNILSNYVSQKFSEELRLDLFKKIQGFSFDNLDKFKGASLVTRLTNDVTQLQNFCNGLMRIFVKAPLVCIGSIIMAAKLNPRMSLVLVVVIPIVIIFIFANMQIGYPFFIKVQKALDKVNTVMREYLSGVRVVKAFNRFDYEIKRFEGANGELASASTNAMRLMSVFSPIIRLTVNLGIVAVIWIGGFRVNNGNMYVGQVIAFINYMTQILFSLMMISFVFTVFVRARASAERIGEVFMEENERNCSKAIKENVKTRVKVDFEKVYFSYAESKGEPIIKNITFRCMSGETIGIIGATGAGKTSLVNLIPCFYNVTSGSVKVDGIDVNHMDLKTLREKIAIVPQKSILFTGTVKDNILWGKENASDEEIKNAASMAQAHDFISSFPEGYETKIGQGGVNFSGGQKQRISIARALIKKPDILILDDCTSAVDAATETRIRLSLKKYFKNLTCFIIAQRITSVMEADKIIVMDNGEIAGVGKHEQLMKDCNIYKEIFYSQIGKEVV
- a CDS encoding ABC transporter ATP-binding protein, with amino-acid sequence MGQGDKSPIGVGRNIMGKSSKRHGRMMPVVKPKNFKETISRLWKYFGSERKFLTLIFIFIIIDAALSLAVPYIIGKSVDAMSEINGKVNFAVLKIMTITLITAYIGDAIITFIQGWIMAGVSQRIVMSLRSHLYKKLQKLPISFFDVHTHGEVMSRLSNDIDNVSSTISQSTVQLMSGIINIIGSLFMMVILSPILTLASMITVPMVLVLTRIIAKNTAPLFKDQQIELGKLNGYIEETISGIEVVKAFNHEDKVIEQFEKTNSKLCKVGIKAQILSGFIMPLMNVINNIGFAVVAGVGGVLAVKNLITVGIIASFLSYSRQFSRPLNDLANIFNTLQSAVAGAERVFEILDEEEEASDIVEASVLKNVDGNVRFENVNFGYSDNVSVLKNISFDASKGSTTAIVGPTGAGKTTIINLLTRFYDITSGRILIDGIDIREYTRDSLRKCFGIVLQDTYLFSGTIKENIKYGNMDATFEEVKEAAAMANADVFINRLPKDYDTFLQDSGENLSQGQRQLIAIARAILANPSILILDEATSSVDTRTEMNIQEAMLKLMKGRTSFIIAHRLSTIRNADNIMVIDGGEIVEKGNHEELIKNKGIYHNMYFNQFKNVQ
- a CDS encoding DUF4317 family protein, whose product is MNKKDLADIRKEFKLGAYMLPIKEVYSVYLKKDNGEIITRELNHFEMMDIEKQELYLENFKKILTGSLDSKIFELDFKNNTTIEQLDNNDDLNNEVEQEVDIDSTQQILYKALNDNNESIAAYADKVVDKIAENYTYDTDIVINFLRAEYYKGNKKKSMEAEESIDDFMQSIEFLLCSVNKVDVPKKALKLDYSDLTFKPNSALDMIINLKSPLDGFMFPSISAEYTDVNKAVYYSSKAKQMNNVFVEEVLGCNVKATAIEEKETFHAILNTVVGDSIKPDTMQEIYERMNEKLEMEEEIEDDEEPTVDMKEVEEVLKESGVENTEVVKSAFEELCGSDYEFKVKNIVPDFKSKSIKIENENTNITITPRDLSSIKQIKDKRGRKCLLIELNEDVQINGFKLETEEVDYI
- a CDS encoding LytR/AlgR family response regulator transcription factor codes for the protein MNLILSNSGEELLSKIKYKEIHICFLDIEMKGLNGIEIGKELRKINKDVIIIFITGFKEYALKAFEIKAFNYIMKPISEEKFKKLFQEILDRLDLIHYKLEKDKVFNIVNKEITYKIKYDDIYYFEKELRKIKVIHRDGSLEFYDSLKNLKKRIDMNYFTQCHQGYIVSNNKISIYKKLAITIEELGTIIPVSRQYVNDVKKVFLKNLFK